One stretch of Halobaculum marinum DNA includes these proteins:
- a CDS encoding HAD family hydrolase → MVPNTYDFWLFDLDGTLVDAEWSYTREVFDRVGDRIGYGFTDRQAELLWHGLTGARDPQLREWGLDPTEFWPAFHAVEDPAARAEATYLHPDAERLLDDLHGRDVPMGLVTHCAEFLARPVTDRLDLTDRFDTFLSCSDETGWKPDPGPLRVAMNDIGVDPTAQRGVYLGDGDSDVGAAWNAGLDAVHVERHGHDHRERCVRADHRVWSFDDLPRVADFDWTFGAARADGSGLGGGENLTD, encoded by the coding sequence ATGGTCCCCAACACATACGACTTCTGGCTGTTCGACCTCGACGGGACGCTCGTCGACGCGGAGTGGTCCTACACTCGCGAGGTGTTCGACCGCGTGGGCGACCGGATCGGCTACGGGTTCACCGACCGCCAGGCGGAGTTGCTGTGGCACGGCCTCACCGGCGCCCGCGACCCGCAACTGCGCGAGTGGGGGCTCGACCCCACAGAGTTCTGGCCGGCGTTCCACGCCGTCGAGGACCCCGCCGCGCGCGCCGAGGCCACCTACCTCCACCCCGACGCCGAACGCCTGCTCGACGACCTCCACGGGCGGGACGTGCCGATGGGCCTCGTCACACACTGCGCGGAGTTCCTCGCGCGACCGGTCACCGACCGCCTCGACCTCACCGACCGCTTCGACACGTTCCTGTCGTGTTCGGACGAGACGGGGTGGAAGCCCGACCCCGGGCCGCTCCGGGTCGCGATGAACGACATCGGCGTGGACCCGACCGCCCAGCGGGGCGTCTACCTCGGCGACGGCGACAGCGACGTGGGTGCGGCGTGGAACGCGGGGCTCGACGCCGTCCACGTCGAACGCCACGGCCACGACCACCGCGAGCGGTGCGTCCGCGCCGACCACCGCGTGTGGAGCTTCGACGACCTCCCGCGCGTCGCCGACTTCGACTGGACGTTCGGCGCCGCTCGCGCCGACGGCTCCGGCCTCGGCGGCGGCGAGAACCTCACCGACTGA
- a CDS encoding Rieske 2Fe-2S domain-containing protein, protein MAVDDADDGFHEVIALDDLRAEGRTLTAIDGTPIAVFHHEDEVRAVNNRCPHMGFPLTEGSVEEGVLTCHWHHARFELSCGDTFDPWADDVDTYPVEVRDGTVYVAPEPRRSEPPAAHWRTRLDDGLEQNLRLVLAKSAVGLLDNGVDSTEVVGRGVRFGVRNRADGWSSGLTILVALANRLPDLDDDDRKRALYQGLTEVAGDCAGEPPKFDQEAFDATGTSFDRLLSWFRENVEVRDADGAERVLRTAVAAGYGPEELTELLVTAATDHRYLDTGHAFDFVNKATEALDLVGWDDDERTADVLASLVRGLATAERAEESSSWRQPIDLAAMCDERFDRLDAMVADGEGETWTEPADFTERLLADDPETVFDALEEAIRAGASVEDLASAVSFAAVTRVARFATSNEFADWNTVHHTFTFANAVERAAERTDATALYRGVVDAAVNVYLDRFLNTPPAPTPTGDPDADPETALEELRLAFEQQGQVEQAASAVADFLAADGDPERLKAALGNALLVEDTNFHTFQAYEAACRQADRRDDNAERRTCLVAAARYMAAHYPTRRSREQTFSIAARLLRGERVDGADGGTAADGASVAETDG, encoded by the coding sequence ATGGCAGTCGACGACGCGGACGACGGATTCCACGAGGTGATCGCGCTCGACGACCTCCGAGCGGAGGGACGGACGCTCACCGCTATCGACGGCACACCGATCGCGGTGTTCCACCACGAGGACGAGGTGCGCGCGGTGAACAACCGGTGTCCACACATGGGGTTCCCGCTCACCGAGGGGAGCGTCGAGGAGGGTGTCCTCACCTGTCACTGGCACCACGCGCGCTTCGAGTTGTCCTGCGGCGACACGTTCGACCCGTGGGCCGACGACGTTGACACCTACCCCGTCGAGGTGCGAGACGGGACCGTCTACGTCGCCCCCGAGCCCCGGCGCTCGGAGCCACCCGCCGCACACTGGCGGACCCGCCTCGACGACGGCCTCGAGCAGAACCTCCGCCTCGTGCTCGCGAAGTCGGCGGTCGGCCTGCTCGACAACGGCGTCGACTCGACCGAGGTGGTCGGGCGCGGCGTCCGCTTCGGCGTGCGCAACCGCGCCGACGGGTGGAGCTCCGGGCTCACCATCCTCGTCGCGCTCGCGAACCGCCTCCCGGACCTCGACGACGACGACCGCAAGCGCGCGCTGTACCAGGGGCTCACGGAGGTCGCGGGCGACTGCGCGGGCGAACCGCCGAAGTTCGACCAGGAGGCGTTCGACGCGACCGGCACCTCCTTCGACCGCCTGCTGTCGTGGTTCCGTGAGAACGTGGAGGTGCGCGACGCCGACGGTGCAGAGCGCGTGCTTCGCACCGCCGTCGCGGCGGGGTACGGACCCGAGGAGTTGACCGAACTGCTCGTCACCGCCGCGACCGATCACCGCTACCTCGACACCGGCCACGCGTTCGACTTCGTGAACAAGGCGACCGAGGCGTTGGACCTGGTCGGCTGGGACGACGACGAGCGGACCGCCGACGTGCTCGCCTCGCTCGTCCGCGGACTGGCGACCGCCGAACGCGCCGAAGAGTCGTCGTCGTGGCGCCAGCCGATCGATCTGGCGGCGATGTGCGACGAGCGGTTCGACCGCCTCGACGCGATGGTCGCCGACGGCGAGGGAGAGACGTGGACCGAACCCGCCGACTTCACCGAGCGACTGCTCGCCGACGACCCCGAGACGGTGTTCGACGCGCTGGAGGAGGCCATCCGTGCGGGAGCCTCCGTCGAGGACCTGGCGAGTGCGGTGTCGTTCGCGGCGGTCACGCGGGTCGCCCGGTTCGCGACGAGCAACGAGTTCGCCGACTGGAACACCGTCCACCACACGTTCACCTTCGCCAACGCCGTCGAGCGCGCCGCCGAGCGCACCGACGCGACCGCGCTGTATCGCGGCGTGGTCGACGCCGCCGTGAACGTCTACCTCGACCGCTTCCTCAACACCCCGCCGGCGCCGACGCCGACGGGCGACCCCGACGCCGACCCGGAGACGGCGCTGGAGGAACTCCGACTGGCGTTCGAACAGCAGGGACAGGTGGAGCAGGCGGCCAGCGCCGTCGCCGACTTCCTCGCCGCAGACGGCGACCCCGAACGGTTGAAAGCCGCGTTGGGGAACGCGCTGCTCGTCGAGGACACGAACTTCCACACGTTCCAGGCGTACGAGGCGGCGTGTCGCCAGGCGGACCGCCGCGACGACAACGCGGAGCGACGGACCTGTCTCGTCGCCGCCGCGCGCTACATGGCCGCCCACTACCCGACGCGGCGCTCGCGCGAGCAGACGTTCTCCATCGCCGCACGGCTGTTGCGGGGCGAGCGCGTCGACGGCGCCGACGGCGGGACCGCCGCCGACGGAGCCTCCGTCGCGGAGACGGACGGCTGA
- the carA gene encoding glutamine-hydrolyzing carbamoyl-phosphate synthase small subunit, translating into MADAYVALADGRVFEARARAPGRTRGELVFTTAYTGYEESLTDPSYEEQVLTFSYPLIGNYGVRDERFESDRVHPNAAVARELTDDVAEWLEAEGVPAVDHLDTRDLVTSVREEGAMACGIAAGPDATPEAAKEELAECVGMSDHLDIGKQVSTDEPYTVQGGGDYDVALVDCGMKGSIATSLAERGADVHVLPYDVDADTVADLEPDVLFISNGPGDPANFESATGLVEEFAGEVPLAGICLGQQIVARAFGGDTEKMAFGHRGVNQPVRDLETGQVVMTTQNHGYSVADPGDLEVTQVNVNDDTAEGLKSDEFSVVTRQYHPEANPGPHDSLGFFDEVLDLAGNGSRTPVTAD; encoded by the coding sequence ATGGCCGACGCCTACGTCGCCCTGGCCGACGGTCGTGTCTTCGAGGCACGCGCCCGCGCGCCGGGCCGCACACGTGGTGAACTGGTGTTCACGACCGCGTACACCGGCTACGAGGAGTCGCTGACGGACCCCTCCTACGAGGAGCAGGTTCTCACGTTCTCGTACCCGCTGATCGGGAACTACGGCGTCCGAGACGAGCGGTTCGAGTCCGACCGCGTCCACCCCAACGCCGCGGTCGCTCGCGAGTTGACCGACGACGTGGCCGAGTGGCTCGAAGCCGAGGGCGTCCCCGCGGTCGACCACCTCGACACGCGCGACCTCGTGACGAGCGTGCGCGAGGAGGGTGCGATGGCCTGTGGCATCGCCGCTGGGCCGGACGCGACCCCCGAGGCCGCCAAGGAGGAACTCGCCGAGTGCGTCGGGATGTCCGACCACCTCGACATCGGCAAGCAGGTGTCGACCGACGAGCCGTACACGGTGCAGGGCGGCGGCGACTACGACGTCGCCCTCGTCGACTGCGGCATGAAGGGCTCCATCGCCACCTCGCTGGCCGAGCGCGGCGCCGACGTGCACGTGCTCCCGTACGACGTGGACGCCGACACCGTCGCCGACCTGGAGCCGGACGTGCTGTTCATCTCGAACGGCCCCGGCGACCCCGCGAACTTCGAGTCGGCGACCGGGCTGGTCGAGGAGTTCGCCGGAGAGGTGCCGCTGGCTGGCATCTGCCTCGGGCAGCAGATCGTCGCCCGCGCGTTCGGCGGCGACACCGAGAAGATGGCGTTCGGGCACCGCGGCGTCAACCAGCCCGTCCGCGACCTCGAAACCGGACAGGTCGTCATGACCACCCAGAACCACGGCTACAGCGTCGCCGACCCCGGTGACCTCGAGGTGACGCAGGTGAACGTCAACGACGACACCGCCGAGGGCCTCAAGAGCGACGAGTTCTCGGTCGTCACCCGCCAGTACCACCCCGAGGCGAACCCCGGCCCGCACGACTCGCTGGGCTTCTTCGACGAGGTGCTCGATCTGGCGGGAAACGGGTCTCGAACGCCCGTCACGGCTGACTGA
- a CDS encoding Lrp/AsnC family transcriptional regulator — protein MDDLDRRILNLLRRDARTPYTEIADRVGTSEGTVRNRVDRMTSEGVIERFTVTTRTGNVKAMVEISVDMNVNTSAVSERLAEWEEVDFVWQVSGQEDIVLIVDCVDTRAVNELITRAREMDEIEGTKTRLILDERLG, from the coding sequence ATGGACGACTTGGACCGGCGGATCCTCAACCTCCTTCGACGGGACGCTCGGACCCCGTACACGGAGATCGCCGATCGCGTGGGGACCAGCGAAGGGACGGTCCGCAACCGCGTCGACCGGATGACGAGTGAGGGCGTCATCGAGCGATTCACCGTCACCACGCGCACGGGGAACGTGAAGGCGATGGTCGAGATCAGCGTCGACATGAACGTCAACACCAGCGCCGTCTCCGAGCGCCTCGCCGAGTGGGAGGAGGTGGACTTCGTCTGGCAGGTGTCCGGCCAGGAGGACATCGTCCTCATCGTCGACTGCGTCGACACGCGGGCGGTGAACGAACTCATCACGCGCGCCCGCGAGATGGACGAGATCGAGGGGACGAAGACGCGACTCATTCTGGACGAGCGCCTCGGCTGA
- a CDS encoding PHP domain-containing protein, which produces MPTVAVDLHSHTRFFHSPRGRPTAYDPVGLRLQTAMARRRGLDALAVTNHDYAYSAETAFPTVPGIEVSTTRGHVLIVGPDPPARTTPGELTPAETVDIAHERDCAAILAHPFRGSTARRSGAAFDAVEINGKNPEHEARTRRLADRLDLPLTGGSDAHYPVEVGRAYTLVEVDDAPTPRAVADAVRAGRTEPVLQYDGFQRVLDRAYTAIHARRSSRSTGE; this is translated from the coding sequence GTGCCCACCGTCGCCGTCGACCTCCACAGCCACACGCGCTTCTTCCACAGCCCTCGGGGACGGCCGACGGCGTACGACCCGGTCGGACTGCGTCTCCAGACGGCGATGGCTCGGCGGCGGGGTCTCGACGCGCTCGCGGTGACGAACCACGACTACGCCTACTCAGCGGAGACGGCGTTTCCAACGGTGCCCGGCATCGAGGTGTCGACGACGCGCGGCCACGTCCTGATCGTCGGGCCGGACCCCCCAGCGCGGACGACGCCCGGCGAACTCACGCCGGCCGAGACGGTCGACATCGCACACGAGCGGGACTGTGCCGCTATCCTCGCGCATCCGTTCCGCGGGAGCACCGCCCGACGCAGCGGCGCCGCGTTCGACGCCGTCGAGATCAACGGGAAGAACCCCGAACACGAGGCGCGGACGCGACGGCTCGCCGACCGACTCGACCTCCCGCTGACCGGCGGGAGCGACGCGCACTACCCCGTCGAGGTTGGGCGCGCCTACACGCTGGTCGAGGTCGACGACGCGCCGACGCCGCGAGCCGTCGCCGACGCGGTCCGGGCGGGGCGGACCGAACCGGTGTTGCAGTACGACGGGTTCCAACGGGTCCTCGATCGGGCGTACACCGCGATCCACGCACGGCGGTCGAGTCGATCCACCGGCGAGTAG
- a CDS encoding diacylglycerol/lipid kinase family protein yields MRVLVHNPRSGDGKRSARAADIARDRGYDVRSSRERGDTYDLAREAVADGADLVAAAGGDGTLNDVVRGVDDEDALDRVTVGVVPAGTGNDFADNVGIRGVDHAFDLLESGERRRLDLGRVDLPRGPGDDHDDDLSSRPFLNSCVGGLTAESSARTTRESKRRLGVLAYVAATMAHTRSFEGLELDVRAGPERDPVWEGTAAMLLVGNGRRFPGEERRQANMEDGKLNVVVVEDAPAYDYLGRGALDKLLRRGASHLTRLKVPSLTVDAAKPRQFSLDGELVERRHVELAARPRAMEFVVGEAYDRHPEENPPDVE; encoded by the coding sequence ATGCGCGTGCTCGTCCACAACCCCCGCAGTGGCGACGGCAAGCGGAGCGCCCGCGCCGCCGACATCGCCCGCGACCGCGGCTACGACGTTCGAAGCTCCCGCGAGCGGGGCGACACGTACGACCTCGCGCGCGAGGCCGTCGCCGACGGCGCCGACCTGGTCGCGGCCGCCGGGGGCGACGGCACGCTCAACGACGTGGTCCGCGGCGTCGACGACGAGGACGCGCTCGACCGCGTCACCGTCGGCGTCGTCCCCGCGGGCACGGGCAACGACTTCGCCGACAACGTCGGGATTCGCGGCGTCGACCACGCGTTCGACCTGCTGGAGTCGGGCGAGCGCCGCCGGCTCGACCTCGGGCGCGTCGACCTGCCGCGAGGCCCCGGCGACGACCACGACGACGACCTCTCGTCACGACCGTTTCTCAACTCCTGTGTCGGCGGCCTCACAGCCGAGTCGAGCGCCCGGACCACCCGGGAGTCGAAGCGTCGACTCGGCGTGCTCGCGTACGTCGCGGCGACGATGGCGCACACGCGGAGCTTCGAGGGACTGGAGTTGGACGTGCGTGCCGGCCCCGAACGCGACCCGGTGTGGGAGGGCACCGCCGCGATGCTGTTGGTCGGCAACGGGCGACGCTTCCCGGGCGAGGAACGCCGGCAAGCGAACATGGAGGACGGCAAGCTCAACGTCGTCGTGGTGGAAGACGCCCCCGCGTACGACTACCTCGGACGCGGCGCGCTCGACAAACTCCTGCGCCGCGGCGCGTCACACCTCACGCGGCTGAAAGTGCCGTCGCTGACGGTCGACGCCGCCAAGCCGCGGCAGTTCTCGCTCGACGGCGAGTTGGTCGAGCGGCGCCACGTCGAACTCGCCGCGCGACCGCGGGCGATGGAGTTCGTCGTCGGCGAGGCGTACGACCGCCACCCGGAGGAGAACCCACCGGACGTCGAGTGA
- a CDS encoding NUDIX hydrolase, producing the protein MSTDDAGASDAGAAEDVEHKNALQDVIAVDSDDNPEGTVNRLEAHTGDGVRHRAFTCLVFDSNGRLLLGQRAPGKRLWGTYWDGTVASHPVEGQSQEEATRQRLEEELGITPDQYGDVELTDRFEYKRYFENAGLEWEVCAVLKVTLEDDALDPDEEEIAGLLWVDYEHLHDHPEWYRQLRLCPWFEIAMRRDFE; encoded by the coding sequence ATGAGTACGGACGACGCCGGCGCGAGCGACGCCGGAGCCGCCGAGGACGTGGAGCACAAGAACGCTCTCCAAGACGTGATCGCCGTCGACAGCGACGACAACCCGGAGGGGACGGTGAACCGACTGGAGGCCCACACCGGCGACGGCGTCCGTCACCGCGCGTTCACCTGCCTCGTGTTCGACTCGAACGGGCGCCTCCTGCTGGGCCAGCGCGCGCCCGGCAAGCGCCTGTGGGGCACCTACTGGGACGGCACCGTCGCCTCCCACCCCGTCGAGGGCCAGTCGCAGGAGGAGGCCACTCGCCAGCGCCTGGAGGAGGAACTCGGCATCACGCCCGACCAGTACGGCGACGTGGAACTGACCGACCGCTTCGAGTACAAGCGCTACTTCGAGAACGCTGGCCTGGAGTGGGAGGTGTGTGCGGTGCTGAAGGTGACGCTGGAGGACGACGCGCTCGACCCCGACGAGGAGGAGATCGCCGGGCTGCTGTGGGTCGACTACGAGCACCTCCACGACCACCCCGAGTGGTACCGCCAACTGCGCCTGTGCCCGTGGTTCGAGATCGCGATGCGGCGCGACTTCGAGTAG
- a CDS encoding desampylase — protein MPADRLLLPTAVRDTLHERRAAGAPAEVCGVLLGERAVDENTDDRAAAADRVAEAVPVDNVATDPERFYELDPAETVAAIEDGETRGLDVVGFYHSHPRGPAEPSATDRDRATWTGYVYCIVAPEDVVAYRWTGEAFRSLRVETP, from the coding sequence GTGCCCGCCGACCGCCTGCTGCTCCCGACTGCGGTGCGTGACACCCTCCACGAGCGCCGGGCGGCGGGCGCGCCGGCGGAGGTGTGTGGCGTGTTGCTGGGCGAGCGGGCGGTCGACGAGAACACCGACGACCGCGCCGCCGCCGCCGACCGCGTCGCCGAGGCGGTCCCCGTCGACAACGTCGCGACTGACCCCGAACGATTCTACGAACTCGACCCCGCCGAGACCGTCGCCGCCATCGAAGACGGCGAGACGCGCGGCCTCGACGTCGTCGGCTTCTACCACTCACACCCGCGCGGGCCGGCGGAGCCGTCTGCGACCGACCGCGACCGCGCGACGTGGACCGGCTACGTCTACTGCATCGTCGCGCCCGAGGACGTCGTCGCGTACCGCTGGACGGGCGAGGCGTTCCGCTCGCTCCGGGTCGAAACGCCGTAG
- a CDS encoding SDR family NAD(P)-dependent oxidoreductase yields the protein MTTTDAETPEPELYDDLTGQAALVTGANRGIGAEIAANLADLGATVYAGVRSVTYDLPDEYERVVLDVSQEGDIQDALNTIGESEDGLDILVNNAGVGHFGEALHEEQTHHIDHSISVNLRGPMLLCKYALPPMLNTETPRIVNVSSGMGALGEEQSGGSPSYRVTKTALNGLTKYLDGEYADEGLIANSVCPGWVHTDMGGEEAPRTPAEGADTPTWLARFRSGPAGSFWRKREQIDW from the coding sequence ATGACCACCACCGACGCCGAGACGCCGGAGCCGGAACTGTACGACGACCTCACCGGACAGGCCGCGCTCGTGACGGGCGCGAACCGCGGCATCGGCGCAGAGATCGCCGCCAACCTCGCCGACCTGGGCGCGACGGTGTACGCGGGCGTCCGCAGCGTCACCTACGACCTCCCCGACGAGTACGAGCGCGTCGTCCTCGACGTGAGCCAGGAGGGCGACATCCAGGACGCCCTGAACACGATCGGCGAGTCAGAGGACGGCCTCGACATCCTGGTCAACAACGCGGGCGTCGGCCACTTCGGCGAGGCGCTCCACGAGGAGCAGACCCACCACATCGACCACTCCATCTCGGTGAACCTCCGCGGGCCGATGCTGCTGTGTAAGTACGCGCTCCCGCCGATGCTGAACACCGAGACGCCACGGATCGTGAACGTCTCCTCGGGGATGGGTGCGCTCGGCGAAGAGCAGTCAGGCGGGTCGCCGTCGTACCGCGTGACGAAGACCGCGCTCAACGGCCTCACGAAGTACCTCGACGGCGAGTACGCCGACGAGGGACTGATCGCCAACTCGGTGTGTCCAGGCTGGGTCCACACCGACATGGGTGGCGAGGAGGCGCCGCGGACGCCCGCCGAGGGGGCCGACACCCCGACGTGGCTCGCGCGCTTCCGCTCGGGGCCCGCGGGGTCGTTCTGGCGCAAGCGCGAGCAGATCGACTGGTAG